The following is a genomic window from Polyangiaceae bacterium.
CCAACACGGTGGCGATTTACCCGCAGGGCTCGTGATCTCGGGACGTTACCGCGTCGAAAAGATCATCGGTCGAGGCGGCATGGGTGCGGTGTACGCGGTTCGTCATGCCAATACAGGCGAGCTTTGCGCGCTGAAAATGTTGCTTCCCGCGCTTGCGGCAAACCCCGGCGCGGTCGAACGCTTCCGCACCGAAGCGCGGGCGCCCGTGGCGATTGGCAGTGAACACGTCGTGCGCGTGATCGATGCCGACGTGGCTCCCGAGCTCGGGGACGCGCCGTACATCGTCATGGAGCTCTTGAAAGGCCGCGATCTCGGCACGGAGCTGAAGCAGCGTGGCGCTTTGCCCGCAGGCGAAGTCGTCGTGTTCATGAAGCAGGTCGCTCGCGTGCTCGACAAAGCGCATGGGCTCGGCATCGTTCATCGCGATCTCAAGCCGGCAAACCTCATCGTCACGCAGCGCGAAGACGGCACGCCGCTCGTCAAGATTCTCGACTTTGGTATTGCCAAACTGCTGGATCAAAGCGGCGTTGGCGAGTTGACGCAAGACGGCGCGATCTTCGGCACGCCTTGGTACATGTCGCCCGAGCAAGCGCGCGGACAAGCGTCCAAGGTTGGGCCAGCCGCGGATTTGTGGGCGCTCGGGCTCATCGTCTATCGCCTTTTGACTGGGAAAAACTATTGGTCGGCTGAAGGCATGGCCGCGCTCGTCGGGCAGATCCTGTACGAGCCGATGGTTCCACCGAGTCAGATGTCTCCGCATCTCGGTCCGCGGTTCGACGCATGGTTTGCGCGCGCTTGCTGTCGTGAAGCCGAGGGGCGATTTCCGAATGCGACGGAGCAAATTCAAGCGCTCGCTCAAGCGTTGGGCGTGAACTACGCCGCGCAACCGACGAACCTGGACATGCCAAACCCGGCGGATTTGTCGGCATCGGCGCAGGTTCGTCAAGCCGTTGCGGGCATGCCGATGTACGGTTTGTCGATCCCACCGGGGGCTTCGATTCCGGGCACGAGCATTCCTGGCACGAGCATTCAGGCGGCTGGAATTTCTCAAGCGGGCATGCCGATGCCGGTTGGAGTTCCAAACCAAGGCGCAATTTCACTGGCGGGTGTGCCGCCGGCGCAGCTTGCGGCAATGGGTTTGTCCCAATCGGGTGGTGTGATGCCCGGGGGTGTGCCGGGAGCGACGACGGGCGCGCCACTCTATTCGACGCAGGCGGGAACGCCTGGACCGAAGAAGTCGCGTCTCGGGGCGGTGCTCGCGGCAAGCCTCATCATCGTGGGTTTGGCCGGGGCAGCCGGGCTTTTCTTTGTGCTCAAAGGAAAAACCTCGCAATCGGGCAATGCGGCGGCAACCGCGGCGGAAGCTGCGCCCGCGCCCACGCCGTCCGCTGAAGCTCCAGCGCTCCCGTTGCCTCCGGTGACGGCAGAACCGGCTGCGTCGGCTGCGGTCGAGCCTGCAGCGTCTGCAGAGCCTGTAGCGTCCGCCGAGCCTGCGGATTCGGCCGAACCCATCGAGATTGAGGAACCTGCGGCATCGGCAGAACCTGCCGCGTCGGCTGCTCCACCGCCTGCTGCAACGACCGCCGAGCCCGTTGCTGCGGCGCCCAAGCCAACGACGACGTCTTCACCCACGAAGACTGCTGTGAACACCACGGCAAAACCGAAACCTTCGAGCACGGTCGCCCCGAAGATCAAAGGCACGATCAAGTTCTGATGAGCAACACACGTCGGCGTTCATTCGCCATCGCCCTCTCCGCTCTGCTTGGTGCTGCTTTCGTCGCCGCGCCCAGTCAGGTTTCTGCGCAAGAACCCGCCCCCACCGCGCCAGCCTCGCAACAGCAAATTACGCTCGCGCGTCAGGCTGCGTCCGAAGGACTTGGCGCTTATCGCTCGGGCGACTTCAACAAAGCACTCGACCTGTTCGAGCAAGCGAAGGCGCTTTATCCAAGCGCGCAGATCCTCCGCATGCGCGGCTATACGCTGCTCGCGCTCGAACGCTGGATCCCATCGGTCGAAGCGATGGAAGAAGCCCTCGACTCGCAGACGGGCGCGCTCGATGAAGCCGACAGGAAAGACGTCTCCGAGCAGATCGCGAAGGCGATGATGCACATCGGAAGCGTCACGGTCACGACCCAGGTTGCGGGGGCCAAACTCAGCATCGACGACGTGCCCGTCGCCGACTTTCCAAAGGACAAACCTTTCCGTTTGCTGCCCGGAAAACACAAGTTTGTCCTGAGCGCACCCGAGCACACCGATGCCGTCGAGGAGCTGGACGTCGAGGCGAACAAGGAGGTGACGATTGCGCTCGAACCGAAGAAGGTCGAAGCGCCACCGCCACCGCCGCCGCCACCACCACCACCACCACCGCCACCGCCGCCGAAGAACCTGATTCCCAACCAAAAGATGATCGGCTTCATTGCGGCAGGCGCAGGACTTGGCTTGGGCTTGGCGGGTATTGCCGCAGGCGCCGCGTCTGGATACATCTCCGCCAACGTCGCGCGGGACGTGAAAATTCACGAGTACGTGTACGGGACGAACTGCGCCCGCGGGAACCTCGAACACTGCTTGCTCGATCGCGAGGTCGTCAACGCAGACGCGACCGATGCGACGACGCTGCGTAATCTCGGGATCGGCCTTGGCGTCAGCGGTCTCGTCGTAGGCGCCGGTGGGTTGGTCCTGGCCATCATCGCCAAACCCGAACCCGCCAAACCCGCCGATGACGCTCCTGCTGCCAAGAAGGCCCAAGCGACTTCCGTCGTGAAGTCTCTTGGTTGTGGACCGTATGGCGACGTCGGCTTGTCATGCGTGGGGACGTTTTGAAGGTTCGTCCGGGGCATGCTCGCCGCGGCGTGCTTGCAGCGTTTGCCCTCGTACTCGCAGCTTGTATCGACGTGCCTGCGGCGCCTCCGCGTGATGCGCTCAAGGTGCGCGAGGTCAAGGCGTCCCCGGGTGTCGTGCTCGAGACCGCGTGCACGCCGACGGGCATCGAAAAGTGCTTCGACGCGCACGACGACAACTGCAACGGCGTCATCGACGAAGGCTGTGGGTTGCACACGGGCATCCTTCAATTCGCCATCGCTTGGGAAGCCGTCGAAGCGGATGTCGACTTGAACGTGTACGATCCGAGCGGCGAGATCGCGCGGCTTGGAGAACCCACGTCGTCCGGCCTCGTCAAGGATCGAGACTGCCCGCAAATGGGCAACGAGTGCCAGGGGCAAAACATCGAGAACGTGTACCTTGCCGAGGGTGATCCAAAGCGAGGCACGTATCGCGTCGTGATTCGTCTCGACAAGCTCGGTGGTGCCGTTGCGCCCGTGCGTGTGCGCCTGGGTGCGCGCGTAGGGCAGCGCCCGTTTGGCATGGTCGTGGACTTGTCTCCGGGACCTGGCACGGAAGAAAAATCGTTCGAGTTTACACTTTCCCAACCCACCCCAGTTTCGACGCGCGCTTGTTGACGCGCTGCCCCGTCGCCCCCTAGAACACGTTTCGCCCTCTGTCGCTTTCTGGGAGAACCGCTGCGATGAACCCCCTTCTCATGTTCCTCGTCATTATCGGACTCGTCGGCGCCTTTGCGTACAGCGCCGGCAAGCGATGGCAACTCCTGCGCGTGGGCAGGGACGAGGATCGATTCGACGACATTGGCAAGCGTCTCGAGGGCGTGGCGATCTATGCGCTCGCTCAGAAAAAGATGCATTATTACCGGCTCGCCGGAGCCGCGCACATGCTCATCTTCGTGGGCTTTGCGATCCTGCTGCTCCGATCGATCATCCTCTGGGGGCGTGGATTCGATCCTTCGTTCAATGCTTTCATTCTCGGGCCGGAAGGATTTCTGGGTTTGCCCCTTGGGCACATCTACGAATTCCTGAAGGACGTCATTGCGACGCTCGTCATCGTCGGCGCCGTCGTATTCCTTTATTTCCGGGTAGTTCGCCAAGAACCACGCATGACGAAGTCCGGCGAGGCCATTTTGATTTTGGGCATCATCATCACGATGATGGTGGCCGACATGGTGTACGACGGCGCGTCGATCGTGCTGCACCATCAAGCATTGCCACAATGCATCGGTGGAAACCTCGAAGACGTCACGTGTGAATCGATTCGCAAAATCACGGCGCCGCTCGGACCCGTACCCACCCATCCGCTCGCCTGGGAACCTTTTCCCGCACCCGCAGGCTCGGCCTTTGCCATGATGCTCGCGGGCGTTTCGCACGACACGCTCCGCGTGCTCGCGCAAGTGGGCTTCTGGACGCACGCGACGCTCGTGCTGCTTTTCCTGAATCTCCTGCCGTACTCGAAACACTTCCACATCATCACGGCCATTCCGAACGTGTTTTTCCGGCAGACCAAGCCGGCTGGTCGATTGCCATTGCTCGCGCCGACCGCGGAAGCCATTGGCGAAAAGGTCATGGCCGCGGCCGAGGATCCGGCGAAAGCCGAACCCGTCGGAGCGACCAAAATCAACGATTTCACGTGGAAGGCCATCGTGGACTTCTACACGTGCACCGAATGCGGGCGTTGTTCGGACAATTGCCCGGCGCACAAGACGGGCAAGTTGCTCTCGCCCAAGCAATTCACGCTCAACTTGCGCGATCATCTGTACGAACACGCGGAAGAGCTCGTCCACGAAAAGTCGAAATCGGATACGGTCGGCGAAGGCCTCCCGCGCCTCGAAGATGCCGAAAGCGCCGAAAGCGCCGAAGCTGCACCCGCCGAGCCGAGCGAAGCCTTCAAAGACCTCGTGCCGAGCGTCATTCATCCCGACGTGCTTTGGGCCTGTACGACGTGCCGCGCGTGTGAAGAGCAATGCCCCGTCATGATCAGCTATGTCGACAAGATCGTCGACATGCGCCGCCACTTGGTGCTCGTCAAAGGCGAATTCCCCTCGCAGCTCAATGGCCCATTCCAGGCGATGGAAGTCAATGGCAATCCCTGGAATCTAGCGCGTATGGACCGCGCGAACTGGACCGAAGGGCTCGACGTGAAAACCATGTCGGACAACCCGACGGCGGAAGTTCTGTATTGGGTGGGTTGTGCGGCGAGCTACGACGATCGAGCCAAAAAAGTCGCGCGTGCGACCGCTCGATTGCTCCAAGCCGCAGGCGTCGACTTCGCCATCCTCGGACAAGAAGAAACGTGCACGGGCGACCCGGCGCGTCGAGCCGGCAATGAATACTTGTTCGCCATGCTCGCCGAGCAAAACGTCGCGACGCTGAACGGATACAAAGACCAAGGCGGCATCAAGAAAATCATCACCGCATGCCCGCACTGCTTCAACACGATCCTGAATGAATACCCGGACTTCGGAGCGAAGTTTGAAGTGATACATCACACGGACTTCCTCTTGGGACTCGTCGCGGAAAAGAAGCTCAAGCCCACGCAGCCGGTCAAGGGTCGCATGGTTTTCCACGATTCCTGTTACCTCGGCCGGTACAATGGCGTTTACGAGCAGCCGCGGGATATTCTGAAGAGCATTCCCGGCGTGGAGCTCGTCGAGGCTGAGGGGTGGAATCGCAACAAGGGGCTTTGTTGTGGCGCGGGCGGAGCGCAGTTCTGGATGGAGGAGCAGAACAAGGATCGCGTCAATGTCAAGCGCACGTTGCAGCTCTTGCAGACCGAGGCGAAGACGATTGCGACCGGGTGTCCCTTCTGCCAGACGATGATTTCCGACGGCTTGAAGGCTCACGGCAAAGAGGAAAGCGTGAAACAGCTCGATGTCGCGGAGATTTTGCTGGAGAGCTGTGCGCTCGATGGGGCCAAGAAGGCAAAGTCCAAGAAGAGCGCGGAGGTCCAAGCGGACGTGTGAGCACGGCTGTGTGTGCAAGCTTGTTCCATCTGCACGGGGCCTCGAGGGTCGAGCCCTAGAAGTGGGTGCATCCGGTGCGCACCTGAGCTACAGTCGGGCCGTCGCGGACCAGAGGGACCCGAAGATGGAACAAGCGCGGAGCCTGGCAATTTCCATGGCGATTGATTCGTTCGCAGAGAGCGCTTTGCGAGCGCGCGCGGCTGAAGCAGACGAGCCGGCGGAGTTCGAGTGCGATGCATGCAGTACGGTCGTACGGGGCGAACCTGCCGGCCGGGGGTTGTACGTGTGGCCACGAGGTGACGAGGTTCGTTACGAAGAACCGCCTCTATGTGGCAAGTGCGCGACGGCGATCGGTTTGACGGCGCTCGCGATATTCAGCGTGGAAGAAGAAGAGGGGTAGGGCGTTTCCAGGGGCGCATCAGAGCGCCTGGACGCCGCGCCATGGAAAACGCTCGTCCGCGAGCGCTCATTTCCACACTAAAACGCCTCGCCAATCGCGATCGTCGTGACGAGCGGAAACCCGCCCGTATATCCAAATCGCCCAGCGTCGTACGCGATTTGCACCTCGTCGCATTCCCCGATCACCTGCGCGCACGGAATGCGTGCGCCTACATCGACGCGGACGGGACCCACGGGCGTTGCATAACGTACGCCGATCCCTCCGGACAAATGCGGCCGGTCGACGCGAATGTCCAACACGCCGCTCGTCACGTCGCTTCCGTCGAGGAACAGGACGGCGCCCAAGTTCTCCGTGAACGAAAGACGCAATTCCAGCGTCGCCTCCCATAACGTCAATCCGCCCGTCGGCGACCAAGGCGCGACACCCGTTCGACGCAAAGGCACATTGGAATGCAAACCGACGCCGTTGTAAATGTATCCGCGATTGGAGGTGGGTCCGCCGCTGTAGAATCCGCGAAATTGCAGTTTTTGCAGTGTCGCGCGTAATTCGTCGAGCTTCAAATTCGTGCCATCGACCATGCCGTCGCCATCTTCGTCGACGCCGACGCGTTCTTTTGCTTTCTGCTCCAGAATGCCGAGTGTTTCTTCGTAAATGTTCTGTTGCGGAATGAGAAACCCGCCGCTCAGATGAAATGCGAGCGTCACGCGCGGTGCAATGGGCAGGTATGCTCGCAGGTCCGGGCGCAGGCGCACGTCGTCGACGTCACTTTTCATGAAAACGCCCGCGAGTTGCGCATTCAGACCCAAAAAAACGCCTTTTCGAGGGCTCACGCGATCGATGTTGCCTCGATCATCGCGACGAAAATCCAAATTGCCCGACGTCTCGAGGTACATGAGCAGCAGCCGAGAAAACCCCGGTGGATGTTCGTCACTCCAATACAAAAATGGATCGTCCACCTGAACGTGAAAAAATTGCCCAAGATAATGCTGAAAACCGCCGAATCGCCGCTCGATGCCGACCGTGCCCGAATATTCGCGATACCCGAGAGCTGGCTCCTTCGCTTCTTCCGAATCCGGCGCTGGTGTGCTGATGATGTTGAGCGGCCGGTAAATGTTGACCGCTCCGCGCAGAACGGCCTGCGTGTGCGCGTCGATGACGCCTGGTTGTCGCAATTCGAAGCGAGACCGTATTTCGGGCAAAACCTGCGTCGGCGCAGCGAGAAACAAGTTGAACAGCGCGCTCGGGTAAAACACCACGCCCGGACGAGCTTCGATGGCAAACCGCCGCAGCCCGCCGAGAAAATTTCGATCCTCCCAGCTCGCCGATCCGTGCACTTCCACGCGCGCGCCAGCTTCGGCACCCACGCCGAGCTTCACGGCGCGAAGAGCGGACGGTTGTAGCGTGATCGTGACGGGGATCGTCGGGTCGGGAGGTTTGTCTGGAGGTGACAGTTCGGGCTTGATGTCGATCGCTCCGAAAATGCCGAAGTCACCCAGCGCTCGTTCGGCGTCGACGAGGGTCTCGGTGGAAAATAGGTCGCCTTCCTTGAAACCAAGCGACTTGCGAATGATCCCTTCGGGAAGCTCGCCAAGGCCCACGATGCGAATGGCGCCGAACTTCGACCGCGGTCCGAGCTCGAGCGTGTACGTCACGTCGGCCGTGTGCGCGACGAGGTCGACTTTGACCTGACCGACCACGTTCGCGTACGGAAAACCTCGATCAGTCATCGCGCGGGCGAGCGCTTTTTTTGTCTTTTCGTACGCTTCCTCCTCCATGCGCGCGCCGATGACGAGCTCGTTTTTCGCTTCCGTGACGGGCTTGCTCACCTCCGCCGCTTCCGGCATTCGCCAGTCTTTCCACATGAGATTGACGCGGCGAATCTTCACCGGCGCCCCTTCGCTGACCGAAATCTCGACGCGCACGCGACCATCGGACGGTCTTCGGACGACGCGGCCAGCCGTCACGCGAGCTTCGTAGAAGCCGCGAGCCCGCAGATATCGTTCGACGCGTGCGAGGTCTCGTTCGAGGACGAACGGATCGAAGTACTCGTACTCGACGGTGAGCAGGTCGGACAAACCCACGACGGGGATGTTTTGCAAGACCCCGCCGAGCGCGTGGGCGCTCTCGGCGGTGGCGATGCGTTCCTTGATGGCCGCATCGGGGATCGCGTCGTTGCCGAGGATTTCGACCTCTTCGATGATGCAGCCGGACAGGTCGTTTGGGCGGCACGTTGGCGGCTTGGGCTTCGGCGCGCTTTGACAAGCAGAAAGCACGATCGCGCATGCGCAGACGACGAGCGCACGAGCTTCGGGATGCTGTCGTCTTTGGGCAGACACGCGATGAACCTTGGACCTCAAACGATTTGCGGCCGGATCTTCGTCGACCGACCGCGATGGCGCAATCATTAGCGCGGCGGCGATGGATGTGAAGTCAGGAAAACACGAGAGACACCTGGACATATTGATGCGGAATCGATTCGGGGCGCTCGGTGCTCGTCGGGTCTGGACATGATCTGGAAAGTCAGATATGGAAGGAAGGCAACGTCCCGAGCAATTTGCCGGGGGTTTGGACGTTCAGGGACTCACGATGCCTTATCAAGGACAGTTCATTACGTCGACCATTCGTTTGGTGCGCCGTCTCGAGAATGGTGTTGGGGGAATGGGGCAGGTATGGGCGGCGGAGCATTTGGCATTGCGAACTCACGTCGCGGTGAAGTTCATGGTGTCGAAACATGCGACGACGGAGGGGTCGCTCCGGCGGTTCACGCAGGAGGCGCAGGCGGCGGCGCTCTTGCAGAGTCCGCATGTGGCGAAGGTTTTTGATCATGCGACGACGGCCGAGGGGGAGCCGTACATCGTGATGGAGCTGCTTCGGGGTGAGACGCTTCGAGCGAGGCTCGAGCGGATGGGGCCGATGCCCACCGAAGAAGTATGCCGAATGATCGAGCATGCGGCGAAAGCGCTGAGTGAGGCGCATCGGATGGGGCTCGTGCATCGTGACATCAAGCCGGACAATTTGTTTGTCTTGGATGTCGAGGGCGAACCATTTCTGAAGGTGCTCGATTTTGGTATCGTCAAACAGCTCGATGCGGAGACGACCAGTTCGAGTGGCGGGTCGAATCTGGGGGTGGTGAAGTACATGAGTCCGGAGCGGCTCGGGGTCGATCCGCGCGTGGTTGATCAGCGAGCCGATTTGTGGGCGCTCGGGGTCGTGGCGTATGAATTGCTGACGGGCGCGGTGCCTTTTACCGGAAAAACGGATTTTTTGGTGGCGAAAGCGGTGGAGGTGGGATCGTTCATGCCGCCGACGCATAGGCGGCCGGACCTTCCGGAATTGATCGATGCGTGGATGGCGAAGGCTTTGGCGCGCGACATCAACGACCGATTCGACGCAGCGATGGACATGGCGGACAAGTTGCACGTGGCGATTCACCGTCGTCCGCGCATTACGTCGATGAAGCTCGATGCGCGGATTTTCGTCGAGACGGCGCCGTTCATCGAATCGGAGCCGCTTCCTGCTTCGCAGAAGTTCACGTATGATCCGCGTCGATCTTCGAATGTGCCGAAGGGCAAGGACACGGACAAACCCTCGAGGCCGTCGCAAGTGAAGGCTTCGGGAAGCGAGCGAGGTGCGGAGCATCATGAACATCGACGCACGCTTCGTTTCGAACCGCGGTTTCCTATGGTACCGGGAGACTTGCAATCCGAAAACAACGAAGACGGCGCATGGTGTGCGGTGCCGGCGGACGAATGGCCTCGTTGCGTTGCATTCGACAACATGGGGCCGTTTTTTTTCACGGCATCGTGGAATGGGGACGTGGCGGGTTTCGACTTGAATTTTCGCGTGCGCCAATGGACGACGAAGCTCGTGGTACGCGTCAATTGCATTGCGACCGGGCCGGGATTCGTCGCGCTTGGGTGCAGTGACGGGCGCATTCGGTTGCTCGAAGTGACGACGGGCAAGCTGATGCAATTGATGGATGGCCACAAAGCGCCCGTGCGGGATTTGGCTTTGAATGACGATGGCTCGACGCTGGTTTCGTGCAGCGAGGACAACCACGTATGTTCGTGGCGCGTTGCCACGGGCGAGCTTGCGGCGATGCTTCCGGTCGAGCTCAAGTGGGTGCGTGCGGTGGCGATGGTGGGTAATGGGTCATTGATTGCGTCGGGGGGCGACGATGCATCGGTTCGTCTTTGGGATGGTCAATTGCGCGCGGTGACGGTGGTTCGGGATGGTTCGAGCCCGGGGCTGGTGCGCACCGTGGCGTTTGCTCCCGCGGGGAATTGGCTTGCGGCAGGATTCGGCGATGGGGCCGTGCGCGTGTGGGAAACGCAGCATTGGGAGCTCGTGCAGACGCTTCGGGGAGACGGCAAACAAGTGCATTCGCTCGCATTCGACAAATCCGGCAATGGCGTCGTCGCGGGTCTCGTGAGCGGCGGGATTCGCGTATGGAACGTGTCCACGGGGGTGCTCGAACGTGACGTGATGGGGCGCGGGCGGCCGATGATCAGCTTGGCCATGGATGTGAGCGGACAATACCTCGCATCCGCGTGCAATGAAGGCCGTGTCAACGTGTACCGCTGGCCGCTCGATGTACGCATGCGCGAGGTTCCAGGCGACAAACGCAATGCGCGCGCCTGAGCGAGATGGGCCTGAACGAGCGTGTACTTTGCGACGTTGCCGAGGACGGACCGACGAGCGCGTACGTTCACTTGCAAGAAAAGTTGCCGTGGTGACGCGCTTGCCGCTAGGATCGCCATCATGCGATGGAATCTTCTTTTCGTTTTGGGTCTGATGAACGCGTTCTTGCTTGTCGCCTGCGATGATTCGAGCGGCGGCGGAAGTGGAGGCACTGGCGGGTCGAGCTCGAGCTCGAGCTCTGGCGGCGGCGAAGCGGGCACGGGTGGAACGGCGGGGACCGGCGGAGCGGCTGGCTCGGGCGGAACCGCTGGCATGGGCGGCGGTGGCGGGGGCTTGCCGGATGGTGCCGTGTGCGGCCAATCGGCCAATGGCGCCATGTGTGGCCCGGGGCTTGCGTGCTGTTATCCGTGCGGAATTCCGGATTGCGATTGGAAGTGCACACCGGCGTGCGATCCGAATTCGCCGGGGTGCGCGAACGGCTGCATAGCGGCTCCGTGAGTGTTGGTTTTCCGAGGGGGTTTCGGGGACGCAATCGCCCGCGGAACACCCTCTGATCATAGCAATACTACGCTACTTCGTTGATTGCGCTTCGGGAGGCTTGATTTCTCGGCACATGCGGCACCCCGAACTCGCCGCCTTCGGCGGCTCGAACAGCGGGGCCCCCGCCGCAGCGCCGAGAAATCAAACCTCCCGAAGCTTAGCTATTACGAGTTGATCACGGCCCGTATTTCGCAATGACGAGCCCGCCAGTGCCGCTGAGCGGTGCTCCCCAGCCGAAGTCGGCGGTTTTGCTGGTGGCACCCACGAATACCGCTCCGGAGGCGCTGCCAGTGAGCGCGTACCAGCTCGTCGGTGGATTGCCGCGCCAAACCAGCGCGCCCGTTTCATCGAATTTGGCAAGGAAACTCCCGCCCGTGAAGTCGCCCGCGCCCAAGTTGCCGGTGCCTTGGAAATACCCAACGATCACCGCGTCGTCGGTGCTCGTGTAATCCATGAAGACGCCGTACAAGTTGAAGCTCGATGTGCCGAAATGCTTCACCCAAATGGCATTGCCGTCCGCATCGAACTTGGCAAAACCAAGATCATTGACGCCAGTCGCAGCAATGGGACCGGTGCCGAGGTCCACCGTGCCATTGAAGTTGAAGGCGACGAACAAATTGCCGCTCTCGTCGAATGCTTGCGCAACCGCTTGGGACGTGCCCGCCGATGTCGTCACCGGATAGGTGTTCGTCCAAAGCGAATTGCCCATGCCATCCTGCTTCGCAATCGAAAGGACGCCCGATTGTCGCGACACGCCGTAAAAATGGCCCGCGGGACCGATGGTCGATCCGAGCTGCAGCGTTCCAGCAGCCACGTTGAATTCCACTTGGCCGAGCGGATCGTACTTCACGACGCGGTCGCCCGTGACGAGCGTGCCGTCGCCAAAATCGACGCCCGTCAGGCTGTCCGGAGAGACCGATGCCGCAATGAGCACATGTCCACCGTCGCCCGCCGTGAGGCTCGTGATTTCCGTGTCGTCGTAGGTACGCACCCACGAAGGCGCGTCCATTTGCGAAGTGTAGATGGAATCGGAGCCGCCGTGATACCAATGCACCGTGGCGACGATATCCGAATAACGTGCACGTGCACGCAAGTACGTGGTTTCGTTGTCGGCGTCGTTCAGGGCCGCATCCTCGACGACGCTCGGGCTGCCCGATGCATCAAAGGTGAACCACCAGGGTTGCGCCTGCGAAGGACCCGAACCGAGCATCCAACCATTGAGGTCGATGGAGCCCGTCTTGGAGCCGCTGCCGGACACGCCATCGTTTGCGAGCGGCGTAATCCATTCGATGTCGATGCTGCTGTCGACGGTGGGCGAAAGAATGGTGGCCCATTGGAAAGGAGCGCTCGGTGTGGCGACGGCAGCGCACACTTCGTCGTCGCAAACGTGGCTCGAGCATTCGCTTCCGGATGTGCACGGCGCGCCGGCATTGGATTGGCAGTTGCCTTGTCCATCGCAGATACCGCCGCAGACGGGCGACGAATTCGAATCGCCTTGCCCATTCGGCACGTTCGAGCAGGTGCCTTCCGAGCCGGTCACGTTGCATGCCATGCACGTTCCAGTGCATGCCGTATCGCAACAGACGCCGTCGACGCAGAAACCGGACGAGCATTCAGCGCTGGTCGCACATGCAAATCCATTGTCGACCATCGTGCAAGCGGCTGCGCCGCTGCACGTACCGCTGCCGCCGCATTCATCGTCGGGATCGGTTCCCGCCATGATCACGCCGCATTGACCATTGATGCCGCCACCCTTCTTGGCAGCCGAACATGCTCTGCATGTCTCCGTACACGCGCCGCCGCAGCAATATCCATCCACGCAATACCCGGACAAACATTGCGCGCTCGCGCCACATACGACGCCGTTGTAGCTTTGGCACGTGCCCGTTCCGCTGCACGCACCGGCCGCGCATTCATTGTCGGGATCCTTGCTCGCTGCAATGGGACCACACGTCCCGTCGGAACCTTGGCTCTTCTTTGTCGCCGTGCAAGCCTCGCACGTTCCCGAGCACGCCGTATCGCAACAGACTTTGTCGACGCAATTCCCCGACGCGCATTGCGATCCCGCGCTGCACGCGCTTCCATTTTCGAGGCCCACGGGCGCCGTGCACGCTCCCGCTCCGGTGCATTCTCCGCCGGTGCATTCGTCGTCGGGATCGGTTCCCGCTGCAATCGGTCCGCATTGCCCGTTGACGCCGCCTCCCTTTTTGGCAGCCGAACAAGCCATACAGCTTCCCGTGCAAGCGTTGCCGCAACAATATCCGTCGGCGCAATACCCCGACAAACAGTCGCCCGCCGAACTGCAAACCGCGCCATTGTACCCTTGGCACGTCCCCGATCCGCTGCATACCCCTGCAAAGCATTCGTTATCGGGGTCTTTGTTCGCGGCGATCGGACCGCACGTCCCATCGGCCCCTTGGGACTTC
Proteins encoded in this region:
- a CDS encoding BamA/TamA family outer membrane protein, which gives rise to MSAQRRQHPEARALVVCACAIVLSACQSAPKPKPPTCRPNDLSGCIIEEVEILGNDAIPDAAIKERIATAESAHALGGVLQNIPVVGLSDLLTVEYEYFDPFVLERDLARVERYLRARGFYEARVTAGRVVRRPSDGRVRVEISVSEGAPVKIRRVNLMWKDWRMPEAAEVSKPVTEAKNELVIGARMEEEAYEKTKKALARAMTDRGFPYANVVGQVKVDLVAHTADVTYTLELGPRSKFGAIRIVGLGELPEGIIRKSLGFKEGDLFSTETLVDAERALGDFGIFGAIDIKPELSPPDKPPDPTIPVTITLQPSALRAVKLGVGAEAGARVEVHGSASWEDRNFLGGLRRFAIEARPGVVFYPSALFNLFLAAPTQVLPEIRSRFELRQPGVIDAHTQAVLRGAVNIYRPLNIISTPAPDSEEAKEPALGYREYSGTVGIERRFGGFQHYLGQFFHVQVDDPFLYWSDEHPPGFSRLLLMYLETSGNLDFRRDDRGNIDRVSPRKGVFLGLNAQLAGVFMKSDVDDVRLRPDLRAYLPIAPRVTLAFHLSGGFLIPQQNIYEETLGILEQKAKERVGVDEDGDGMVDGTNLKLDELRATLQKLQFRGFYSGGPTSNRGYIYNGVGLHSNVPLRRTGVAPWSPTGGLTLWEATLELRLSFTENLGAVLFLDGSDVTSGVLDIRVDRPHLSGGIGVRYATPVGPVRVDVGARIPCAQVIGECDEVQIAYDAGRFGYTGGFPLVTTIAIGEAF
- a CDS encoding serine/threonine protein kinase — its product is MEGRQRPEQFAGGLDVQGLTMPYQGQFITSTIRLVRRLENGVGGMGQVWAAEHLALRTHVAVKFMVSKHATTEGSLRRFTQEAQAAALLQSPHVAKVFDHATTAEGEPYIVMELLRGETLRARLERMGPMPTEEVCRMIEHAAKALSEAHRMGLVHRDIKPDNLFVLDVEGEPFLKVLDFGIVKQLDAETTSSSGGSNLGVVKYMSPERLGVDPRVVDQRADLWALGVVAYELLTGAVPFTGKTDFLVAKAVEVGSFMPPTHRRPDLPELIDAWMAKALARDINDRFDAAMDMADKLHVAIHRRPRITSMKLDARIFVETAPFIESEPLPASQKFTYDPRRSSNVPKGKDTDKPSRPSQVKASGSERGAEHHEHRRTLRFEPRFPMVPGDLQSENNEDGAWCAVPADEWPRCVAFDNMGPFFFTASWNGDVAGFDLNFRVRQWTTKLVVRVNCIATGPGFVALGCSDGRIRLLEVTTGKLMQLMDGHKAPVRDLALNDDGSTLVSCSEDNHVCSWRVATGELAAMLPVELKWVRAVAMVGNGSLIASGGDDASVRLWDGQLRAVTVVRDGSSPGLVRTVAFAPAGNWLAAGFGDGAVRVWETQHWELVQTLRGDGKQVHSLAFDKSGNGVVAGLVSGGIRVWNVSTGVLERDVMGRGRPMISLAMDVSGQYLASACNEGRVNVYRWPLDVRMREVPGDKRNARA